Proteins co-encoded in one Terriglobales bacterium genomic window:
- a CDS encoding LemA family protein — protein sequence MKKVAVIVLLVIVVLVIWVGSTYAGRRNEMVRKREQVNAAWSQVDVVLQRRADLIPNLVETVKGFAAQEQTVFRDIANARAALISGRTPQDKIAANAQLDSALARLLVVVENYPQLRSNENFLRLQDELAGTENRIAVERRRYNEVVQDYNTYIALFPNNIVAGMSGFSRNDAYFKAEEGSRQAPRVQFPGASPQTSTPAPQPAR from the coding sequence ATGAAGAAAGTAGCCGTCATCGTTCTGCTGGTGATCGTGGTGCTGGTGATCTGGGTGGGATCAACCTACGCCGGCCGGCGCAATGAAATGGTGCGCAAGCGCGAGCAGGTGAACGCCGCCTGGTCGCAGGTGGACGTGGTCTTGCAGCGGCGCGCCGACCTGATTCCGAACCTGGTGGAAACGGTCAAGGGATTCGCGGCGCAGGAGCAAACCGTGTTTCGCGATATCGCCAACGCGCGCGCGGCGCTGATCTCCGGTCGAACACCGCAGGACAAGATTGCCGCCAATGCGCAACTGGACAGCGCGCTCGCCCGCCTGCTGGTGGTGGTGGAAAACTACCCGCAACTGCGCTCGAATGAAAATTTCCTGCGCCTGCAGGACGAACTTGCCGGCACCGAGAACCGAATCGCGGTGGAGAGGCGCCGTTACAACGAAGTGGTGCAGGACTACAACACCTACATCGCGCTGTTTCCCAACAACATTGTTGCCGGCATGAGCGGCTTCAGCCGCAATGACGCTTATTTCAAGGCGGAAGAAGGATCGCGGCAGGCGCCGCGCGTACAGTTCCCGGGAGCATCGCCGCAGACGAGCACGCCGGCGCCGCAACCGGCGCGCTGA